The Lycium barbarum isolate Lr01 chromosome 9, ASM1917538v2, whole genome shotgun sequence genome has a segment encoding these proteins:
- the LOC132611359 gene encoding protein TIME FOR COFFEE isoform X1, with translation MDRNREARRSGMVTATSNGLSRRRHRSNNSLRDSPDEEGGVEIQESVRLRERVKKDRDHRERDRDRDRDRDRRSKRRRGGGGDRLLHGGGVDDSSEESVNDDEDDDDDETTTNNNNNNNSNVVVTTASGSTRLLPPNPVAPVTMGSSSISNHHHHHNHSNNHNNNHHLQPRKSFPPNTGGKVFRATAVAPVWKPGDEMIGVSVPRKARSAATKRSHDFTSGTSGGGNSGVVADQVSTVSPVRQNIAATSPSPAAPLSPSSSNISVRKKIKPSGQKRPPVKSPPKASSSSNPEELEFEIAEVLFGLKSQSQGPNDTTREVNNNRSRVSSPVSNSNSSATPLSAVAPKRKRPRQVLENPGGFGVRSSPKVELDQTAMKLEVSSPNLEKTPQSEAQNGVSLYDLSASVQSLPPVSDPVPEPMKVESEAKRRPEEKSEFMESKEEVSSPKKESSTVGKENINREDAVVASTQVVESQREEKFQIDLMAPPPQLRSSPEREGEMDFGSAAVDDKSIIAENIVEMKLAVKEKDDERINKADKEEVEEKKTKAAVEEINSHKTSESSRGRNINLDLDLEKPEKDSSGVSSKFQQHQSQKLQQQHQPQPPQKATKEESILEKTGQSSSLPMPMSMASWPGGLPPMGYMAPLQGVVAMDASQVSSAPMQPLFSQPRPKRCATHCYIARNINCLQQFMKMPPFWPPAAAAAGTAPFFGAKTNLNVMPSADLHGNLAGRGASAGPDKGQGLTIFPTNGGKDKVQPANIADAAQRKQQILLQQALPPVAPNNLLHGPAFIFPINQQQAAAAAAARPGPAKSPSTTGPSVSSNTSNSAAGTAPTTAGGAATAISFNYPNMSPNEAQYLAILQNNAYAFPIPATVGGPPNYRGTHPQPMPLFNGSFYPSQMIHPSQVQQQQQQQLPPTSQSQQMQQGQHPSMSSGSSSSQKHLQNQQQQRSQGNAVNGGSGGGNLHNFPGTKSHPSQSPAHSQNQHMPPQTRHIENEVGSEDSPSTAERKRSHGPINVYNQNFAMPMHPSNFGLMTPPANFGVASSAGSGNNHQTEKKPPQQQLQPGLKTSLESVPPQPFVSFASFNGATAGGIDMSMAPNHAIFQSLPEATRQNLQNLHMATAAAAQAVQQKKSFRVSEDGKSGSSDQSGADGERKGLSMKPSGNAGQSIAFSRSDMSDAAGSTIAANSVIDSSSRSLNLPSGASWNTRAAMPNAMGAVNFPNAQQFQAQIQHQQQQQQHMIQQQLHKHQQQQQQQMAAAVAPRSKSSASSNGNVYSDHLTSSASAAAKFPNAMSAFPQNLVQSGNNSSQVQSHQWKSSTRTSTSQAPPSLSSNSSLKNLSQQPQQQVRSQQSHTQISFGANQKSAPPQGQQPPNNNQSPSSPMMVGSPTTSSISKGASGSPRHTTSASTSNKTGQNSLSQQQVKSSSSVPNQKSSPAGGRNVPSILGNPHIASTSGGATKSQMQQQQQQQHLPKSMQQQAQLFFSSPYVQPQPPHSTGTSSTGQPAGGYYLQRRRPDQSGQQPPGSSGASSSNGMLTLCPVTLGGGTTSDPAKAIAAAAAANNMKGGVLPPQGILHAAQYTTQTSGILPAGFSYVHPVPAAVQVKPAEQKQPAGNDNLHACWQPEKK, from the exons ATGGATAGAAACAGAGAAGCAAGAAGAAGTGGTATGGTAACAGCGACATCTAATGGTTTATCAAGAAGAAGACATAGAAGTAATAATAGTCTTAGAGATTCCCCTG ATGAAGAAGGGGGTGTAGAGATACAAGAATCTGTAAGGTTAAGGGAAAGAGTGAAGAAAGATAGAGATCATAGAGAAAGGGATAGAGATAGAGATAGAGATAGAGATAGGAGAAGTAAAAGAAGGAGAGGTGGTGGTGGTGATAGGTTGTTACATGGTGGTGGTGTTGATGATAGTTCAGAAGAAAGTGTaaatgatgatgaagatgatgatgatgatgagacaacaacaaacaacaacaacaataacaatagcaACGTTGTTGTTACAACAGCTAGTGGTAGTACGAGGTTATTGCCACCAAATCCGGTTGCTCCGGTTACGATGGGTTCTTCTTCGATAtcgaatcatcatcatcatcacaaccatagtaataatcataataataatcatCATTTACAGCCTAGGAAGAGTTTTCCACCTAATACTGGTGGTAAAGTTTTTAGAGCAACAGCAGTAGCACCTGTATGGAAACCTGGTGATGAAATGATTGGTGTTTCTGTTCCAAGAAAAGCTCGTTCTG CAGCTACAAAGAGGTCACATGATTTTACTTCTGGAACTAGTGGTGGTGGAAATAGTGGTGTTGTTGCAGACCAAGTTTCAACAGTTTCACCTGTGAGACAGAATATTGCAGCAACATCACCATCACCAGCAGCACCTTTGTCACCATCTTCATCTAATATTTCAGTCAGAAAGAAAATT AAGCCTAGTGGACAAAAAAGGCCGCCTGTAAAGTCACCACCTAAAGCATCTTCATCATCTAACCCTGAAGAGTTAGAGTTTGAGATTGCTGAAGTTCTGTTTGGGTTGAAAAGTCAATCACAAGGACCAAATGATACAACAAGAGAAGTTAATAATAACAGATCTAGAGTTTCATCTCCAGTTTCTAATTCAAACTCATCAGCAACTCCTTTATCTGCTGTCG CTCCAAAGAGGAAAAGACCAAGACAAGTCTTGGAAAATCCTGGTGGATTTGGTGTAAGGAGCAGTCCTAAAGTGGAGCTGGATCAAACAGCAATGAAATTGGAGGTTTCTTCTCCTAATTTGGAAAAGACCCCACAATCTGAAGCTCAAAATGGTGTTTCTTTATATGATTTAAGTGCTTCTGTACAAAGTTTACCACCTGTATCAGATCCGGTACCAGAGCCTATGAAGGTGGAATCTGAGGCCAAGAGAAGGCCTGAGGAAAAATCTGAATTTATGGAGAGTAAAGAAGAAGTGAGTTCACCAAAGAAGGAATCTTCTACTGTTGGAAAAGAGAATATTAATCGTGAGGATGCTGTTGTTGCAAGTACCCAAGT TGTGGAAAGCCAGAGAGAGGAGAAGTTTCAGATAGATCTTATG GCTCCTCCTCCACAGTTAAGATCATCACCTGAAAGGGAGGGTGAGATGGATTTTGGCTCAGCAGCTGTGGATGATAAATCTATAATAGCAGAAAATATAGTT GAAATGAAGCTTGCAGTGAAAGAGAAGGATGATGAGAGAATTAACAAGGCTGATAAAGAAGAAGTGGAGGAAAAGAAGACAAAAGCAGCTGTGGAAGAAATTAATTCTCACAAGACAAGTGAGAGCAGTAGGGGTAGGAATATTAATCTTGATCTTGATTTGGAAAAGCCAGAAAAGGATAGTAGTGGTGTAAGTAGCAAATTCCAACAGCACCAGAGTCAAAAGTTGCAGCAGCAGCACCAACCACAACCACCACAAAAAGCTACTAAAGAAGAATCAATTCTTGAAAAAACTG GTCAATCCAGCTCTTTACCTATGCCAATGTCTATGGCTAGCTGGCCTGGTGGGCTTCCTCCCATGGG ATACATGGCGCCTTTACAAGGAGTTGTAGCTATGGATGCAAGCCAAGTTTCTTCTGCTCCAATGCAG CCTTTGTTCTCTCAACCACGGCCGAAAAGATGTGCAACACATTGTTACATTGCTAGGAACATAAATTGCCTTCAGCAATTTATGAAGATGCCTCCTTTCTGGCcacctgctgctgctgctgctggcaCTGCACCATTCTTTGGAGCCAAGACCAATCTCAATGTTATGCCATCAGCAGATCTCCATGGAAACTTAGCTGGGAGGGGAGCAAGTGCTGGTCCAGATAAGGGTCAGGGGCTTACCATCTTCCCTACTAATGGCGGTAAAGACAAAGTTCAACCTGCAAACATTGCAGATGCTGCTCAGAGAAAACAGCAGATATTGCTCCAACAAGCGTTGCCCCCTGTTGCTCCCAATAATCTACTG CATGGGCCAGCTTTTATCTTCCCTATAAATCAACAGCAGGCagctgcagctgctgctgctcgaCCTGGTCCCGCAAAGTCACCTAGCACAACGGGCCCTTCGGTCTCTTCTAACACATCCAATTCTGCTGCTGGAACTGCTCCAACGACTGCGGGTGGAGCTGCTACTGCAATTAGCTTCAACTACCCAAATATGTCTCCTAATGAAGCTCAGTACTTGGCGATCTTGCAGAATAACGCATATGCTTTCCCGATACCAGCCACTGTAGGAGGACCTCCGAATTATAGAGGAACTCATCCTCAGCCTATGCCATTGTTCAATGGATCTTTCTATCCTTCCCAGATGATTCATCCTTCCCAGGTTCAGCAACAACAGCAGCAGCAACTGCCACCAACGTCGCAGTCCCAACAAATGCAACAAGGCCAACACCCAAGCATGTCAAGTGGATCCTCTTCATCCCAGAAGCATTTGCAAAACCAGCAGCAGCAGAGGTCCCAAGGCAATGCAGTTAATGGTGGGAGCGGTGGTGGGAATTTGCATAACTTTCCTGGAACAAAAAGTCATCCATCTCAATCCCCAGCACATTCACAGAATCAGCATATGCCCCCACAGACGCGCCATATTGAAAACGAGGTGGGCAGTGAAGATAGCCCATCAACTGCAGAGAGGAAAAGGTCGCATGGACCAATTAATGTGTACAATCAGAATTTTGCTATGCCCATGCATCCCTCAAACTTTGGTTTGATGACTCCTCCAGCTAACTTTGGTGTTGCATCTTCTGCTGGTAGCGGCAATAATCATCAAACTGAGAAGAAGCCACCGCAACAGCAGCTGCAACCAGGTCTAAAAACGAGTCTAGAATCAGTGCCGCCTCAACCCTTTGTGTCATTTGCTTCATTCAATGGAGCCACTGCTGGAGGCATTGACATGTCCATGGCACCGAATCATGCTATTTTCCAGAGTCTCCCTGAAGCTACAAGGCAAAATTTGCAAAATTTGCATATGGCCACAGCAGCTGCTGCTCAGGCTGTGCAGCAGAAGAAGAGTTTCAGAGTATCCGAGGACGGTAAATCTGGATCTAGTGACCAGTCTGGGGCTGATGGTGAAAGAAAAGGTTTATCAATGAAGCCTTCAGGAAATGCTGGTCAGTCTATTGCATTTTCAAGGTCCGATATGTCTGATGCCGCTGGTTCTACAATTGCAGCCAACAGTGTCATTGATAGCTCATCAAGATCCTTAAATCTTCCATCTGGTGCTTCATGGAATACTCGAGCTGCAATGCCAAATGCCATGGGAGCTGTAAATTTTCCTAATGCACAACAGTTCCAAGCTCAAATTCAgcatcagcagcagcagcaacaacatatGATTCAGCAGCAGCTTCATAAGCATCAACAGCAACAGCAACAGCAGATGGCTGCAGCTGTCGCTCCTCGGAGCAAGTCATCAGCTTCTAGTAATGGGAATGTTTATTCTGATCACTTGACTTCATCGGCTTCTGCTGCTGCAAAATTTCCAAATGCTATGTCAGCTTTTCCGCAAAATCTTGTACAGAGTGGTAACAACAGCAGTCAAGTTCAGTCGCATCAGTGGAAGAGTTCTACCAGAACGTCGACATCCCAAGCTCCACCATCTTTATCGTCAAATTCTTCTCTGAAAAACCTttctcagcagccgcagcagcaggTTAGATCCCAGCAAAGTCACACACAGATATCTTTTGGTGCGAATCAGAAATCCGCTCCTCCACAAGGACAACAGCCCCCTAACAATAACCAGTCTCCCTCTTCCCCCATGATGGTTGGCTCTCCTACCACCTCTTCAATCTCTAAAGGTGCCAGTGGAAGCCCTAGACATACAACTTCTGCTTCGACAAGCAATAAAACCGGTCAAAACTCGTTGTCGCAGCAGCAGGTTAAATCCTCGTCGTCAGTTCCCAACCAGAAGTCATCTCCAGCTGGTGGGAGGAATGTGCCATCAATTCTTGGAAACCCTCATATAGCTTCAACTTCAGGTGGTGCAACTAAGTCTCAAATGCAACAACAGCAGCAACAGCAACATTTACCGAAGAGTATGCAGCAGCAAGCACAACTGTTCTTCTCAAGTCCATATGTGCAACCTCAACCTCCGCATTCTACTGGTACAAGTTCTACGGGTCAACCTGCTGGGGGATATTATCTTCAGAGACGACGTCCTGATCAGTCTGGCCAACAACCGCCTGGTTCATCCGGTGCATCGTCATCAAATGGGATGTTGACTTTGTGTCCTGTTACTCTAGGCGGCGGCACCACTTCCGATCCTGCAAAAGCAATTGCAGCTGCAGCAGCTGCTAATAATATGAAAGGTGGTGTGTTGCCCCCTCAGGGAATCCTTCATGCTGCGCAATATACAACACAAACATCTGGAATTTTGCCTGCTGGTTTCTCGTATGTTCACCCTGTTCCTGCTGCGGTTCAGGTGAAGCCAGCTGAACAGAAACAACCTGCGG GAAATGACAATTTGCATGCGTGCTGGCAGCCTGAGAAGAAATGA
- the LOC132611359 gene encoding protein TIME FOR COFFEE isoform X2 — MDRNREARRSGMVTATSNGLSRRRHRSNNSLRDSPDEEGGVEIQESVRLRERVKKDRDHRERDRDRDRDRDRRSKRRRGGGGDRLLHGGGVDDSSEESVNDDEDDDDDETTTNNNNNNNSNVVVTTASGSTRLLPPNPVAPVTMGSSSISNHHHHHNHSNNHNNNHHLQPRKSFPPNTGGKVFRATAVAPVWKPGDEMIGVSVPRKARSATKRSHDFTSGTSGGGNSGVVADQVSTVSPVRQNIAATSPSPAAPLSPSSSNISVRKKIKPSGQKRPPVKSPPKASSSSNPEELEFEIAEVLFGLKSQSQGPNDTTREVNNNRSRVSSPVSNSNSSATPLSAVAPKRKRPRQVLENPGGFGVRSSPKVELDQTAMKLEVSSPNLEKTPQSEAQNGVSLYDLSASVQSLPPVSDPVPEPMKVESEAKRRPEEKSEFMESKEEVSSPKKESSTVGKENINREDAVVASTQVVESQREEKFQIDLMAPPPQLRSSPEREGEMDFGSAAVDDKSIIAENIVEMKLAVKEKDDERINKADKEEVEEKKTKAAVEEINSHKTSESSRGRNINLDLDLEKPEKDSSGVSSKFQQHQSQKLQQQHQPQPPQKATKEESILEKTGQSSSLPMPMSMASWPGGLPPMGYMAPLQGVVAMDASQVSSAPMQPLFSQPRPKRCATHCYIARNINCLQQFMKMPPFWPPAAAAAGTAPFFGAKTNLNVMPSADLHGNLAGRGASAGPDKGQGLTIFPTNGGKDKVQPANIADAAQRKQQILLQQALPPVAPNNLLHGPAFIFPINQQQAAAAAAARPGPAKSPSTTGPSVSSNTSNSAAGTAPTTAGGAATAISFNYPNMSPNEAQYLAILQNNAYAFPIPATVGGPPNYRGTHPQPMPLFNGSFYPSQMIHPSQVQQQQQQQLPPTSQSQQMQQGQHPSMSSGSSSSQKHLQNQQQQRSQGNAVNGGSGGGNLHNFPGTKSHPSQSPAHSQNQHMPPQTRHIENEVGSEDSPSTAERKRSHGPINVYNQNFAMPMHPSNFGLMTPPANFGVASSAGSGNNHQTEKKPPQQQLQPGLKTSLESVPPQPFVSFASFNGATAGGIDMSMAPNHAIFQSLPEATRQNLQNLHMATAAAAQAVQQKKSFRVSEDGKSGSSDQSGADGERKGLSMKPSGNAGQSIAFSRSDMSDAAGSTIAANSVIDSSSRSLNLPSGASWNTRAAMPNAMGAVNFPNAQQFQAQIQHQQQQQQHMIQQQLHKHQQQQQQQMAAAVAPRSKSSASSNGNVYSDHLTSSASAAAKFPNAMSAFPQNLVQSGNNSSQVQSHQWKSSTRTSTSQAPPSLSSNSSLKNLSQQPQQQVRSQQSHTQISFGANQKSAPPQGQQPPNNNQSPSSPMMVGSPTTSSISKGASGSPRHTTSASTSNKTGQNSLSQQQVKSSSSVPNQKSSPAGGRNVPSILGNPHIASTSGGATKSQMQQQQQQQHLPKSMQQQAQLFFSSPYVQPQPPHSTGTSSTGQPAGGYYLQRRRPDQSGQQPPGSSGASSSNGMLTLCPVTLGGGTTSDPAKAIAAAAAANNMKGGVLPPQGILHAAQYTTQTSGILPAGFSYVHPVPAAVQVKPAEQKQPAGNDNLHACWQPEKK, encoded by the exons ATGGATAGAAACAGAGAAGCAAGAAGAAGTGGTATGGTAACAGCGACATCTAATGGTTTATCAAGAAGAAGACATAGAAGTAATAATAGTCTTAGAGATTCCCCTG ATGAAGAAGGGGGTGTAGAGATACAAGAATCTGTAAGGTTAAGGGAAAGAGTGAAGAAAGATAGAGATCATAGAGAAAGGGATAGAGATAGAGATAGAGATAGAGATAGGAGAAGTAAAAGAAGGAGAGGTGGTGGTGGTGATAGGTTGTTACATGGTGGTGGTGTTGATGATAGTTCAGAAGAAAGTGTaaatgatgatgaagatgatgatgatgatgagacaacaacaaacaacaacaacaataacaatagcaACGTTGTTGTTACAACAGCTAGTGGTAGTACGAGGTTATTGCCACCAAATCCGGTTGCTCCGGTTACGATGGGTTCTTCTTCGATAtcgaatcatcatcatcatcacaaccatagtaataatcataataataatcatCATTTACAGCCTAGGAAGAGTTTTCCACCTAATACTGGTGGTAAAGTTTTTAGAGCAACAGCAGTAGCACCTGTATGGAAACCTGGTGATGAAATGATTGGTGTTTCTGTTCCAAGAAAAGCTCGTTCTG CTACAAAGAGGTCACATGATTTTACTTCTGGAACTAGTGGTGGTGGAAATAGTGGTGTTGTTGCAGACCAAGTTTCAACAGTTTCACCTGTGAGACAGAATATTGCAGCAACATCACCATCACCAGCAGCACCTTTGTCACCATCTTCATCTAATATTTCAGTCAGAAAGAAAATT AAGCCTAGTGGACAAAAAAGGCCGCCTGTAAAGTCACCACCTAAAGCATCTTCATCATCTAACCCTGAAGAGTTAGAGTTTGAGATTGCTGAAGTTCTGTTTGGGTTGAAAAGTCAATCACAAGGACCAAATGATACAACAAGAGAAGTTAATAATAACAGATCTAGAGTTTCATCTCCAGTTTCTAATTCAAACTCATCAGCAACTCCTTTATCTGCTGTCG CTCCAAAGAGGAAAAGACCAAGACAAGTCTTGGAAAATCCTGGTGGATTTGGTGTAAGGAGCAGTCCTAAAGTGGAGCTGGATCAAACAGCAATGAAATTGGAGGTTTCTTCTCCTAATTTGGAAAAGACCCCACAATCTGAAGCTCAAAATGGTGTTTCTTTATATGATTTAAGTGCTTCTGTACAAAGTTTACCACCTGTATCAGATCCGGTACCAGAGCCTATGAAGGTGGAATCTGAGGCCAAGAGAAGGCCTGAGGAAAAATCTGAATTTATGGAGAGTAAAGAAGAAGTGAGTTCACCAAAGAAGGAATCTTCTACTGTTGGAAAAGAGAATATTAATCGTGAGGATGCTGTTGTTGCAAGTACCCAAGT TGTGGAAAGCCAGAGAGAGGAGAAGTTTCAGATAGATCTTATG GCTCCTCCTCCACAGTTAAGATCATCACCTGAAAGGGAGGGTGAGATGGATTTTGGCTCAGCAGCTGTGGATGATAAATCTATAATAGCAGAAAATATAGTT GAAATGAAGCTTGCAGTGAAAGAGAAGGATGATGAGAGAATTAACAAGGCTGATAAAGAAGAAGTGGAGGAAAAGAAGACAAAAGCAGCTGTGGAAGAAATTAATTCTCACAAGACAAGTGAGAGCAGTAGGGGTAGGAATATTAATCTTGATCTTGATTTGGAAAAGCCAGAAAAGGATAGTAGTGGTGTAAGTAGCAAATTCCAACAGCACCAGAGTCAAAAGTTGCAGCAGCAGCACCAACCACAACCACCACAAAAAGCTACTAAAGAAGAATCAATTCTTGAAAAAACTG GTCAATCCAGCTCTTTACCTATGCCAATGTCTATGGCTAGCTGGCCTGGTGGGCTTCCTCCCATGGG ATACATGGCGCCTTTACAAGGAGTTGTAGCTATGGATGCAAGCCAAGTTTCTTCTGCTCCAATGCAG CCTTTGTTCTCTCAACCACGGCCGAAAAGATGTGCAACACATTGTTACATTGCTAGGAACATAAATTGCCTTCAGCAATTTATGAAGATGCCTCCTTTCTGGCcacctgctgctgctgctgctggcaCTGCACCATTCTTTGGAGCCAAGACCAATCTCAATGTTATGCCATCAGCAGATCTCCATGGAAACTTAGCTGGGAGGGGAGCAAGTGCTGGTCCAGATAAGGGTCAGGGGCTTACCATCTTCCCTACTAATGGCGGTAAAGACAAAGTTCAACCTGCAAACATTGCAGATGCTGCTCAGAGAAAACAGCAGATATTGCTCCAACAAGCGTTGCCCCCTGTTGCTCCCAATAATCTACTG CATGGGCCAGCTTTTATCTTCCCTATAAATCAACAGCAGGCagctgcagctgctgctgctcgaCCTGGTCCCGCAAAGTCACCTAGCACAACGGGCCCTTCGGTCTCTTCTAACACATCCAATTCTGCTGCTGGAACTGCTCCAACGACTGCGGGTGGAGCTGCTACTGCAATTAGCTTCAACTACCCAAATATGTCTCCTAATGAAGCTCAGTACTTGGCGATCTTGCAGAATAACGCATATGCTTTCCCGATACCAGCCACTGTAGGAGGACCTCCGAATTATAGAGGAACTCATCCTCAGCCTATGCCATTGTTCAATGGATCTTTCTATCCTTCCCAGATGATTCATCCTTCCCAGGTTCAGCAACAACAGCAGCAGCAACTGCCACCAACGTCGCAGTCCCAACAAATGCAACAAGGCCAACACCCAAGCATGTCAAGTGGATCCTCTTCATCCCAGAAGCATTTGCAAAACCAGCAGCAGCAGAGGTCCCAAGGCAATGCAGTTAATGGTGGGAGCGGTGGTGGGAATTTGCATAACTTTCCTGGAACAAAAAGTCATCCATCTCAATCCCCAGCACATTCACAGAATCAGCATATGCCCCCACAGACGCGCCATATTGAAAACGAGGTGGGCAGTGAAGATAGCCCATCAACTGCAGAGAGGAAAAGGTCGCATGGACCAATTAATGTGTACAATCAGAATTTTGCTATGCCCATGCATCCCTCAAACTTTGGTTTGATGACTCCTCCAGCTAACTTTGGTGTTGCATCTTCTGCTGGTAGCGGCAATAATCATCAAACTGAGAAGAAGCCACCGCAACAGCAGCTGCAACCAGGTCTAAAAACGAGTCTAGAATCAGTGCCGCCTCAACCCTTTGTGTCATTTGCTTCATTCAATGGAGCCACTGCTGGAGGCATTGACATGTCCATGGCACCGAATCATGCTATTTTCCAGAGTCTCCCTGAAGCTACAAGGCAAAATTTGCAAAATTTGCATATGGCCACAGCAGCTGCTGCTCAGGCTGTGCAGCAGAAGAAGAGTTTCAGAGTATCCGAGGACGGTAAATCTGGATCTAGTGACCAGTCTGGGGCTGATGGTGAAAGAAAAGGTTTATCAATGAAGCCTTCAGGAAATGCTGGTCAGTCTATTGCATTTTCAAGGTCCGATATGTCTGATGCCGCTGGTTCTACAATTGCAGCCAACAGTGTCATTGATAGCTCATCAAGATCCTTAAATCTTCCATCTGGTGCTTCATGGAATACTCGAGCTGCAATGCCAAATGCCATGGGAGCTGTAAATTTTCCTAATGCACAACAGTTCCAAGCTCAAATTCAgcatcagcagcagcagcaacaacatatGATTCAGCAGCAGCTTCATAAGCATCAACAGCAACAGCAACAGCAGATGGCTGCAGCTGTCGCTCCTCGGAGCAAGTCATCAGCTTCTAGTAATGGGAATGTTTATTCTGATCACTTGACTTCATCGGCTTCTGCTGCTGCAAAATTTCCAAATGCTATGTCAGCTTTTCCGCAAAATCTTGTACAGAGTGGTAACAACAGCAGTCAAGTTCAGTCGCATCAGTGGAAGAGTTCTACCAGAACGTCGACATCCCAAGCTCCACCATCTTTATCGTCAAATTCTTCTCTGAAAAACCTttctcagcagccgcagcagcaggTTAGATCCCAGCAAAGTCACACACAGATATCTTTTGGTGCGAATCAGAAATCCGCTCCTCCACAAGGACAACAGCCCCCTAACAATAACCAGTCTCCCTCTTCCCCCATGATGGTTGGCTCTCCTACCACCTCTTCAATCTCTAAAGGTGCCAGTGGAAGCCCTAGACATACAACTTCTGCTTCGACAAGCAATAAAACCGGTCAAAACTCGTTGTCGCAGCAGCAGGTTAAATCCTCGTCGTCAGTTCCCAACCAGAAGTCATCTCCAGCTGGTGGGAGGAATGTGCCATCAATTCTTGGAAACCCTCATATAGCTTCAACTTCAGGTGGTGCAACTAAGTCTCAAATGCAACAACAGCAGCAACAGCAACATTTACCGAAGAGTATGCAGCAGCAAGCACAACTGTTCTTCTCAAGTCCATATGTGCAACCTCAACCTCCGCATTCTACTGGTACAAGTTCTACGGGTCAACCTGCTGGGGGATATTATCTTCAGAGACGACGTCCTGATCAGTCTGGCCAACAACCGCCTGGTTCATCCGGTGCATCGTCATCAAATGGGATGTTGACTTTGTGTCCTGTTACTCTAGGCGGCGGCACCACTTCCGATCCTGCAAAAGCAATTGCAGCTGCAGCAGCTGCTAATAATATGAAAGGTGGTGTGTTGCCCCCTCAGGGAATCCTTCATGCTGCGCAATATACAACACAAACATCTGGAATTTTGCCTGCTGGTTTCTCGTATGTTCACCCTGTTCCTGCTGCGGTTCAGGTGAAGCCAGCTGAACAGAAACAACCTGCGG GAAATGACAATTTGCATGCGTGCTGGCAGCCTGAGAAGAAATGA